In the Streptomyces sp. NBC_00525 genome, one interval contains:
- a CDS encoding stage II sporulation protein M has protein sequence MDLDVFVHTHRIEWDRLDHLLRRGRLLTGAEADELVDLYQRTATHLSLIQSGAPDPLLVARLTQLVARARATVTGTRRASWRDVARFLTAGFPAAVYRSRHWWIPTAVLSTLLTALMGWWIGTHPEVQAAIAAPEDLRRMTAPGGEYETYYSSHPAASFAAQVWTNNAQAAAMCLVLGAFLCVPVIWVLFVNVVNLAVGIGLMSSAGRLDTFLGLILPHGLLELTAVFVAAGTGLRLGWTVIDPGPRTRRAALAQRGRAAIGMAIGLALVLFVSGVIEAFVTPSGLPTWARITLGVTAELLFLAYVYVLGGRAARAGEAGDLDTVERSAELPMAA, from the coding sequence ATGGACCTCGACGTCTTCGTCCACACCCATCGCATCGAGTGGGACCGGCTGGACCATCTGCTGCGCCGCGGCCGCCTGCTGACGGGCGCGGAGGCCGACGAACTCGTGGACCTCTACCAGCGCACGGCGACCCATCTGTCGCTGATCCAGTCCGGCGCCCCCGACCCGCTGCTCGTCGCACGGCTCACGCAGCTGGTGGCGCGCGCCCGTGCCACGGTGACCGGTACGCGTCGGGCGTCCTGGCGCGATGTCGCGCGCTTCCTCACGGCCGGGTTCCCCGCCGCGGTCTACCGCTCCCGCCACTGGTGGATACCGACCGCCGTGCTCTCCACTCTCCTGACCGCGCTGATGGGGTGGTGGATCGGCACGCATCCGGAGGTCCAGGCGGCCATCGCGGCCCCGGAGGACCTCCGCCGCATGACGGCACCGGGCGGTGAGTACGAGACGTACTACTCCAGCCATCCGGCGGCCTCGTTCGCCGCGCAGGTATGGACGAACAACGCGCAGGCCGCCGCCATGTGCCTGGTCCTGGGCGCCTTCCTCTGCGTGCCGGTGATCTGGGTCCTCTTCGTCAACGTGGTCAACCTGGCGGTGGGCATCGGGCTGATGTCCTCGGCGGGCCGCCTCGACACGTTCCTCGGCCTGATCCTTCCGCACGGCTTGCTGGAGCTGACGGCCGTCTTCGTCGCCGCCGGCACCGGTCTACGCCTCGGCTGGACGGTCATCGACCCCGGCCCCCGGACGCGCCGGGCGGCCCTGGCACAACGGGGCCGAGCGGCCATCGGCATGGCGATCGGCCTGGCGCTGGTGCTGTTCGTCTCGGGCGTCATCGAGGCGTTCGTGACCCCCTCCGGCCTGCCGACCTGGGCGCGCATCACGCTCGGCGTCACCGCCGAGCTGCTCTTCCTGGCGTACGTGTACGTGCTCGGCGGGCGGGCGGCCCGAGCGGGTGAAGCGGGGGACCTGGACACGGTCGAACGAAGCGCCGAGCTGCCGATGGCCGCCTGA